A window of Candidatus Curtissbacteria bacterium genomic DNA:
TTTTTAATGAATGACCAATAATCAAACACCAAATTACAAACAAATCATAAATTTTTAATTTTAGATTCAATGTCAAATGAATAATTTTTAAATTTTAAACATTAAGATTTGATTAAAAATTAGAAATTTTAAATTACAAATTATTTGAGTTTTAGAATTTGTGATTTGGGGTTTAAGCTTTTGATACCCTTAGTACTCTGACCACTCGTGGTACTCTTACAGTTCGAGGCTCTTGAGGTATTCTCGGAGTTCTCCGCTTATATCGTCATGGGCAAGCCCGTGATCAATTACTGCCTTCAGATAACTTATCTTATTACCGCAATCATAATATTTAGAATTTTTAAGCTCAACGGCGTAAACATCTCTCTTCTCAATCAGCTTCTCGATCGCGTCAGCGATCCAAATTTCTCCACCTTTTCCCGGCGTTAAATTCTCCAGAATCTCGAAAATATCTGGCGTAAATAAATAACTACCATGGGTTGCAAGGTCTGAGGGAGCTTCTTCAGCCGTAGGCTTTTCAACAATTTTGTTTATCTTAAAAATATTGTCACGGACGGGAGTAACATCAGCAATTCCATATTTGTGCAAATCTTCTTTTTTAATCCTGACTCCAGCAATAACAGGACATTCAAATTCTTCGTACGCCGCGACAAGCTGGACCGGTGCCGCGGGTTCTGCCTGGAAAAACTCATCTCCCCACATAACCAAAAAGGGTTCATCTCCTATAACGTCTTTTGCAACCAGAACCGCGTGTCCATTCCCAAGCGGTTCTTTTTGTCTCACATAGACAAAATTCGCAAGATTAGAAATCCTTCTGATTTCTTCTAGCTGTTCAGTTTTTCCATCTTTTTCAAGTCTCGCCTCAAGTTCAAAATGGCTGTCGAAATGGTCCTCAATCGCCCTTTTATGCCAACCTGTAACCACAATCACTTCTTCTATTCCCGCGGAAACCGCCTGTTCAACGACGTACTGAATAATCGGTTTATCAACAATAGGGAGCATTTCTTTTGGAGAAGCCTTAGTTGCAGGCAGAAAGCGAGTTCCAAAGCCTGCAGCAGGAATAACAACCTTTCTAACTTTTTTAGCCATATATTAAAATTAACACCTCCAACGTCGCGGAGGCAAGACAATTCTACCATCTCTTGCCTAAAAGTCTAAATTGGTGATAATATACCCCAGAATCCTCTTTCGAGGAAAAATAATTTAGTGGCATTTAACCCGCTCAGTTACTTAAAAGAATCAAAAGCCGAGCTTGAAAAAGTAGTCTGGCCCACAAGACCTGAAACACTAAGGTTAACTTTAGTGGTCATCGTTGTTTCCGTAATAGTCGGGGCATACGTTTCAGGAATTGACGCAATTCTTGCAAAATTAACGGAAAAGTTTTTGACCTAAATGGACGATCAAAATCAAAACGAACCAAAAACAACCGAAGAGTCATCTGATAAGGAAATAAAAGACTCGGCGGATACCAGTGGCGCTCAAAATCAAACAGATCAGCCCGTTAGCGAACCTGGAAACCAGTCGACTGAACCGACCGCAGAAGAATCTAGCGAGCCAACATCGGAGCCTGAAGAAGCTCCCGAACAACCATCTGAGCCAGCAGAAACAGCCGCCGACGAAGCAGCAGAGACTTCTGAAGCAACTGAGCCCGCCTCTTCGGACGCAAATGGCGTCTCAACTTCCGAACCATCGGAATCCGTTGAACCACAAGAAGAACCAAGGCGCATTCCGGGACCCGTTGCCGATGACGGCAAAGACGCCAAATGGTTCGTTGTTCATAC
This region includes:
- the galU gene encoding UTP--glucose-1-phosphate uridylyltransferase GalU, which produces MAKKVRKVVIPAAGFGTRFLPATKASPKEMLPIVDKPIIQYVVEQAVSAGIEEVIVVTGWHKRAIEDHFDSHFELEARLEKDGKTEQLEEIRRISNLANFVYVRQKEPLGNGHAVLVAKDVIGDEPFLVMWGDEFFQAEPAAPVQLVAAYEEFECPVIAGVRIKKEDLHKYGIADVTPVRDNIFKINKIVEKPTAEEAPSDLATHGSYLFTPDIFEILENLTPGKGGEIWIADAIEKLIEKRDVYAVELKNSKYYDCGNKISYLKAVIDHGLAHDDISGELREYLKSLEL
- the secE gene encoding preprotein translocase subunit SecE yields the protein MAFNPLSYLKESKAELEKVVWPTRPETLRLTLVVIVVSVIVGAYVSGIDAILAKLTEKFLT